In a single window of the Streptomyces sp. NBC_01471 genome:
- a CDS encoding helix-turn-helix domain-containing protein, whose translation MSGSRVVSSMVPSGWCGLFLRSARSIRGCLAQVTGLPRPTVHRLLGQLRRSGAVEWADGHWALSASLMGLARHVEPLAGLRETSSKVIQQRLREQTGAAVSLVVPPEGSFVALEMVPGRDALPIAARSGAQRWS comes from the coding sequence TTGAGCGGGAGTCGCGTGGTGTCGTCGATGGTGCCTTCCGGGTGGTGCGGGCTCTTCCTGAGGTCGGCCAGAAGCATCAGGGGGTGTCTCGCCCAGGTGACCGGGCTGCCGCGTCCGACGGTGCACCGGCTGCTCGGCCAGCTGCGCCGATCCGGCGCGGTGGAGTGGGCTGACGGCCACTGGGCCCTTTCGGCGTCGCTGATGGGTCTGGCGCGGCACGTGGAGCCACTGGCCGGTCTACGGGAGACGTCCTCGAAGGTCATCCAGCAGCGCCTGCGAGAACAGACGGGCGCCGCGGTGTCCCTGGTCGTACCTCCGGAGGGCTCCTTCGTGGCGCTGGAGATGGTCCCGGGTCGCGACGCGCTGCCGATCGCCGCGCGCAGCGGTGCGCAGCGATGGTCCTGA
- a CDS encoding glycosyltransferase — translation MHVLFGATPSGGHVLPLIPLARAAHAAGHKVAILSCAALAPLLEPFDVLTAGPGLEEQMEETQRRTGLHPSQPGPAAVEHFAGTRVDLTYAEALARATAFRPDLIVTEPFDFVSPMLAAALDVPWAAHGISGSVPAELMVSMYERWQAQLDRHALRATPRLAYLDPYPASLRQEGETFEADRIAVRPVPFDRDGDTFEIPKFEDETRPRALLTLGNTVGDPHAEEGMSRSLVAAGFNVFVAGSQEPARFEQHVHRTGFVPLARILPWADVVVSAAGTGTMLAALSAGIPMVVRPFHADQPWNATRLTRAGLAKAVDAFEDTGPAALDIVSQPSFRRSAGQTAVEIAGMASPAEILLTLERAVDERGDHEKTPVRWSPAR, via the coding sequence ATGCACGTTCTTTTCGGTGCCACCCCCTCCGGTGGCCACGTCCTTCCGCTGATCCCGCTGGCCAGGGCGGCTCATGCCGCCGGCCACAAGGTCGCCATTCTAAGCTGCGCGGCCCTGGCCCCCCTCCTGGAACCCTTTGACGTGCTGACCGCGGGTCCGGGTCTGGAGGAGCAGATGGAGGAGACCCAGCGGCGTACGGGACTGCACCCCTCCCAGCCCGGCCCCGCGGCCGTTGAGCACTTCGCCGGGACGAGGGTCGACCTCACCTACGCGGAGGCGCTCGCGCGGGCGACCGCCTTCCGGCCCGACCTGATCGTCACCGAACCGTTCGACTTCGTCTCGCCGATGCTCGCCGCCGCCTTGGACGTCCCGTGGGCAGCCCACGGCATCAGCGGCAGCGTGCCGGCCGAGCTGATGGTGTCGATGTACGAGCGCTGGCAGGCCCAACTCGACCGCCACGCGCTGCGCGCCACCCCGCGACTGGCCTACCTCGACCCCTACCCCGCCTCGCTGCGACAGGAGGGCGAGACGTTTGAGGCAGACCGGATCGCCGTACGGCCGGTCCCCTTCGACCGCGACGGGGACACCTTCGAGATTCCGAAGTTCGAGGACGAGACGCGCCCCCGCGCGCTGCTGACCCTGGGCAACACCGTAGGCGATCCGCACGCGGAGGAGGGGATGTCGCGCTCCCTGGTCGCGGCCGGGTTCAACGTGTTCGTCGCGGGGTCGCAAGAGCCGGCACGGTTCGAACAGCACGTGCACCGCACCGGGTTCGTCCCCCTGGCGCGGATACTCCCCTGGGCCGACGTCGTCGTCTCCGCCGCCGGCACCGGGACGATGCTTGCCGCGCTCTCCGCCGGGATACCCATGGTGGTCCGGCCGTTCCACGCGGACCAGCCGTGGAACGCGACGCGGCTGACCCGCGCCGGCCTCGCCAAGGCCGTCGACGCCTTCGAAGACACCGGCCCCGCGGCGCTCGATATCGTCTCCCAGCCCTCCTTCCGCCGGTCCGCCGGGCAGACGGCCGTGGAGATCGCCGGGATGGCATCCCCAGCCGAGATCCTGCTCACCCTGGAACGCGCGGTAGACGAGCGCGGCGACCACGAGAAGACCCCGGTGCGGTGGAGTCCGGCGAGGTAG
- a CDS encoding C1 family peptidase, translated as MPERRRARSAALVGTVAVSLLASAFAVPAAAGSPVAEGVDASVAGTVDGLPAAVDWRESHAVTEAKNKGQCAEIAGKAYATAAALEGAWVVQDQNPLTRFTPLITDADGQDVYPSVCGEPRPAGESLPTGAFKEWAPVTSGDEEALKAAVARGPVRTKIDSSHVSFTLYSEGVYDEPLCSSSNTDHYVTVVGYGTDPAGQDYWIVKNDYGVDWGDAGFALMSRNNSNQCGIATEAEEPVLNPAPYDLPSRNPWPTFP; from the coding sequence ATGCCGGAGAGACGCCGGGCGCGGAGCGCCGCCCTCGTCGGAACGGTGGCTGTCTCTCTTCTCGCATCTGCTTTCGCCGTACCGGCCGCAGCCGGCAGTCCTGTCGCCGAGGGTGTTGATGCCAGCGTGGCCGGTACGGTGGACGGCCTGCCCGCAGCCGTCGACTGGCGGGAGAGCCATGCGGTGACTGAGGCCAAGAACAAGGGGCAGTGCGCGGAGATCGCCGGCAAGGCGTACGCCACCGCCGCAGCCCTGGAAGGCGCCTGGGTGGTGCAGGACCAGAACCCGCTCACCAGGTTCACCCCACTGATCACCGACGCCGACGGTCAGGACGTCTACCCGAGCGTGTGCGGCGAGCCCCGCCCGGCGGGGGAGTCTTTGCCCACCGGCGCTTTCAAGGAGTGGGCGCCTGTTACCTCCGGCGATGAGGAGGCACTCAAGGCCGCGGTGGCCCGGGGCCCGGTCCGTACGAAGATCGACTCCTCGCACGTGAGTTTCACGCTGTACAGCGAGGGCGTCTACGACGAACCGCTGTGCTCGTCGTCGAACACGGACCACTACGTCACCGTCGTCGGCTACGGGACCGACCCGGCCGGCCAGGACTACTGGATCGTCAAGAACGACTACGGCGTCGACTGGGGCGACGCGGGCTTCGCCCTCATGTCCCGCAACAACAGCAACCAGTGCGGCATCGCCACCGAGGCCGAGGAGCCCGTCCTCAACCCCGCCCCCTACGACCTGCCTTCGCGGAACCCCTGGCCCACTTTTCCGTAA
- a CDS encoding nuclear transport factor 2 family protein: MQEETARSAIDTFISAFNASDDSYVTALLSQALTSDVVFWGPLGRSEGIEAVERFVLDIRRHPAGTGTMVRCSAVDMPDEWARYQWVFTTPDGGPRLAGTDVVHLRRSLIDQVIVFAGEIEPSAS; the protein is encoded by the coding sequence ATGCAGGAAGAAACCGCGCGGTCAGCGATCGACACGTTCATCTCCGCGTTCAACGCCTCGGACGACAGCTATGTGACTGCGCTGCTCTCCCAGGCCCTAACCTCGGACGTGGTCTTCTGGGGGCCGTTGGGCCGCAGTGAGGGGATCGAGGCGGTCGAGCGGTTCGTGCTGGACATCCGGCGCCACCCCGCGGGGACCGGCACGATGGTGCGCTGTTCGGCGGTGGACATGCCGGACGAGTGGGCCCGGTACCAGTGGGTCTTCACGACGCCGGATGGAGGCCCCCGCCTGGCGGGAACGGACGTCGTCCATCTGCGGCGGAGCCTCATCGACCAGGTCATCGTCTTCGCGGGGGAGATCGAGCCTTCCGCCTCCTGA
- the tuf gene encoding elongation factor Tu: MSKEKFERTKPHVNVGTIGHVDHGKTTLTAAVTTVLAKTYGGNARAFDQIDSAPEEKARGVTINTSHVEYDTPSRHYAHVDCPGHADYVKNMITGAAQMDAAVLVVAATDGPMPQTREHILLARQVGVPYIVVFLNKCDMVDDEELLELVEMEIRELLSQYDFPGEDPPVVRGSALKALEGDPDYEAKIIELAGYLDSYVPEPARAVDRPFLLPIEDVYSISGRGTVVTGRVERGVVKVGEEVEIVGIKDTTRSTCTGVEMFRKLLDEGRAGENVGVLLRGIKREDVERGQVLAQPASIKPHTTFDAEVYILGKDEGGRHTPFFKGYRPQFYFRTTDITGTIELPEGVEMVMPGDNIAMRVTLIHPIAMDDGLRFAIREGGRTVGAGVVAQVIA, from the coding sequence GTGTCCAAGGAGAAGTTCGAGCGCACCAAGCCTCATGTCAACGTGGGCACGATCGGCCATGTCGACCACGGCAAGACCACGTTGACGGCCGCCGTCACGACCGTCCTGGCGAAGACGTACGGCGGCAATGCCCGGGCCTTCGACCAGATCGACAGTGCACCCGAGGAGAAGGCCCGGGGCGTCACGATCAACACGAGTCACGTAGAGTACGACACCCCGTCGCGCCACTACGCGCACGTCGACTGCCCCGGCCACGCCGACTACGTCAAGAACATGATCACCGGTGCCGCCCAGATGGACGCCGCCGTCCTCGTGGTCGCCGCGACCGACGGCCCGATGCCGCAGACCCGCGAACACATCCTGCTGGCACGGCAGGTGGGCGTCCCGTACATCGTGGTCTTCCTCAACAAGTGCGACATGGTCGACGACGAGGAACTCCTCGAACTCGTCGAGATGGAAATCCGCGAACTCCTCAGCCAGTACGACTTCCCCGGCGAGGACCCCCCCGTCGTACGTGGCTCCGCGCTCAAGGCCCTGGAGGGCGACCCCGACTACGAGGCGAAGATCATCGAACTCGCCGGATACCTCGACTCGTACGTTCCCGAGCCCGCCCGCGCCGTCGACAGGCCGTTCCTGCTGCCCATCGAGGACGTCTACAGCATCTCGGGGCGCGGGACCGTCGTCACCGGCCGCGTCGAGCGCGGCGTCGTCAAGGTCGGCGAAGAGGTCGAAATCGTCGGCATCAAGGACACCACCAGGTCGACCTGCACCGGGGTCGAGATGTTCCGCAAGCTCCTCGACGAGGGCAGGGCCGGAGAGAACGTCGGCGTCCTGCTGCGCGGCATCAAACGCGAGGACGTCGAGCGTGGCCAGGTCCTGGCACAGCCGGCCTCCATCAAGCCGCACACCACCTTCGACGCCGAGGTCTACATCCTCGGCAAGGACGAGGGCGGCCGGCACACCCCCTTCTTCAAGGGCTACCGGCCGCAGTTCTACTTCCGTACCACCGACATCACGGGCACCATCGAGCTGCCCGAAGGCGTCGAGATGGTGATGCCGGGCGACAACATCGCCATGCGCGTCACCCTGATCCACCCCATCGCGATGGACGACGGCCTGCGCTTCGCGATCCGGGAGGGCGGGCGCACCGTCGGCGCCGGTGTCGTCGCCCAGGTGATCGCGTAG
- a CDS encoding nucleotidyltransferase domain-containing protein has protein sequence MTAEDVLSVLTLLRRAEVDVWIGGGWGIGALIGEQTREHRDLDLMHRQDQEAAVVAALSEAGFVESLSWRPIRFVVTAPDGREIDLHPLVFGDDGSAVQASPEPERPFVYPSSCFVTGTMKGTTVPCLSAEQQVYFHQGYEPTERDRHDMAQLRRAFGIATHF, from the coding sequence ATGACGGCTGAAGACGTGTTGTCTGTTCTGACTTTGCTGCGACGGGCGGAGGTAGATGTCTGGATCGGGGGAGGATGGGGAATTGGCGCTCTGATCGGCGAACAGACCCGAGAACACCGCGACTTGGACCTGATGCACCGGCAAGACCAGGAAGCCGCTGTGGTGGCAGCTCTCTCTGAGGCGGGCTTCGTGGAGAGCCTGAGCTGGAGGCCCATCCGATTTGTCGTCACGGCTCCGGACGGGCGAGAGATCGACCTACATCCCCTCGTCTTTGGAGACGATGGCTCGGCAGTGCAGGCGTCACCCGAACCGGAGCGTCCTTTCGTCTATCCCTCCTCATGCTTCGTGACAGGCACCATGAAGGGGACGACTGTCCCGTGTCTGTCCGCCGAGCAGCAGGTCTACTTCCATCAGGGATATGAGCCCACGGAACGCGATCGGCACGACATGGCTCAACTCCGCCGAGCCTTCGGGATCGCCACCCACTTCTGA
- a CDS encoding TetR/AcrR family transcriptional regulator, producing the protein MPKVSQEYLDARRRGIVDAACKVFAEKGFVGASMASIVEASGLSTGSVYRYFPSKAALVAEIVSGRDGTEDGAFPEGETPRDLLVRLMGYVTPPGAPAEHARLVVQIWAEASTSAALAALAVQRHTSLRNHLAGLYAERAVGGAPTAVDETRADAALAALIGYATLAAVEAPVDFADLGHTIVTAFT; encoded by the coding sequence GTGCCCAAGGTCAGCCAGGAGTACCTGGATGCTCGCCGTCGCGGCATCGTGGACGCGGCGTGCAAGGTGTTCGCCGAGAAGGGGTTCGTCGGCGCGTCGATGGCCTCCATCGTCGAGGCGTCCGGCCTGTCCACCGGCTCTGTCTACCGCTACTTCCCCAGCAAGGCCGCGCTGGTGGCCGAGATCGTGAGCGGGCGGGACGGCACCGAGGACGGGGCGTTCCCCGAAGGCGAGACGCCGCGGGATCTGCTGGTGCGGCTCATGGGGTACGTCACCCCGCCTGGCGCGCCCGCGGAGCATGCCCGGCTGGTCGTCCAGATCTGGGCCGAGGCGTCGACCTCCGCGGCCCTGGCTGCGCTGGCAGTCCAGCGCCACACGTCCCTGCGGAACCATCTGGCGGGGCTCTACGCGGAGCGGGCCGTCGGGGGCGCTCCGACCGCGGTGGACGAGACCCGCGCCGACGCGGCCCTCGCCGCGCTCATCGGCTACGCGACCCTGGCGGCCGTCGAGGCACCCGTCGATTTCGCGGACCTCGGCCACACCATCGTGACGGCGTTCACCTGA